Genomic window (Capsicum annuum cultivar UCD-10X-F1 chromosome 10, UCD10Xv1.1, whole genome shotgun sequence):
AGCAATTGCTAAAGACAGTACTTGACTCACTTGGCCATCTTAAGCAATTACCCCCTTATCACCTATAGATGTAGTATTCACATTAGCACAACTGAGTTTATCATCATCATTAGTCTCTTTGTTCTGCTAGACATGTTTCATCCTTGTTGCTTTTGTTTTGATCATTAGTGGCTTTTGCTTTATTTCCTCTTCTTTATACCATCAAGCATGTAGGACAGTATTGGGGTACCCAATCATATTCAAATTTTTGTTCAACTATCTCCTAGTAGGATTTAGGACAATGATCTTCTTTAGTAATTCTCTTGTGACATCAATTTCCACCAGAACACGGGTAAAtaaaattcattttattttgctagtacaatcatcatcaaataaaGGGTTCCCCAAGATGCAGCTGATTCAACTTAGAGATTCAACTCCCTAACAATTTAGGGAAAAGTTCGGATATCAAACCCGTAAGGGTATAGTCAGTAGAATTTCCTTATCAAAGTTGAACTCAATTGGCTACATCATTAGAATCATGGGCTTGTTCTTAAACATGTATGGGCTTGGTGAGAGCATGCTATCCTTATCATAAATGCTACTGAAGTTGAGTTGGACGTACCCATTATTGTGATAATAGTATGCTTTGATCTTAGAAACAACAGTTCCAGTGGGCTCCCATGAATCTCTCCAAAGCTGCGAACATTGGTGATTCTCCCATGATATAGAGAACAAGGGCATATTTCCATTTCGCGATCTTGGTACCCACTGATGCCTGAGTAAGTGCCGTAAATGTCTTGCCATTTTAGATGTTGGGTGGTATGCATCCTAATTGCATCATTTTTCCCACTAATTGGGTACCATTAAGAAAATTAGTTCACTTCTTAGGTTCCTTCGTCGTTTGTGAATTCCAATTTTTTTTTGCGTATTTTGCTTCTGATTCACCACATCTCTTGCTTGAACTTgacttgtattgttgttgtgcATTCCTCTCTCTATGGTGTATCCTACCTTCTCGGTCCTCGTATGGATTACCAATGTCGTTGAATCTGGTACAGGTTGCGTCTTTGGAGTTTGATGCCCAAGCTGGATAAGCAAAGGCCAAGCCGCTTCTTCATGGTCCTCTTCATTCATCGAAGTTACCCCAAGGTTGTTGTAGATGTTCTCCACTGCACCCTTCATAATCTTTGCCTGTTTGTCCTTCCTTGGTCTTCCGCATGGCATTTTTCGGTGGCGCACGTCAAGAGAACACTATATTTGTTAGTCGTAGAGTTTCCTACTTCACGTCTATATATATTCTCATTAATCAATGAAAGAGAGAAATATTTTCGTTCATGTTTAATTGCAGTTTGCTTGCATTTTAACAGAAACTGCCCCCCACCCCCACTCATCCCACCCCCTCTTAATGAGTCTTATAGGTACTATAAGTACGGAACATcgagtgaaaaagaaaaataatgtaaccTTTTATATCAAAggtaaagttaaaaaataaaataaatttactataactaaaatcatattgataatataattcctttatgctattatttttaaatattgtaaacCATTCAAATGCAGATGCAGATTCGAGGAAAGGTTTGTGTCGCTGTCATCCTCGTGATTATGTTAAACAAAAAGAAAGTGTCCCTCACAAGACGGCATACCCCAACTCCTCCATGTTCCAATCAACTTAACTAACAACATCCCTCATACATGTTCCTTAACACCACACCCTCACCAATGAccaaccccaccccacccaaagaaaaaataagtataataaaacaAACCAACCCCCCAacccaacccccccccccccagcccAAAAAAAACTCCCCAAGAAAGACTCCGACTCCTTCATTTCTGTATAAAATCCCTCACATTTCCCTTATACACTAGCCTCAAATTCATTTGCTTCTTCCATTATTGTTTCTTCCCTCTTTTGACAACACCCATTATCCAAGAAAACAAAAACTAGCCATCCCCTTTtgacccaaaaaaggaaaaatgtgtTCTTACAAGTTCAAAAAGCAAGGAGAAAGGGTCGTTGATATTTCCCCAGAAACACTCACTCATATCAATGGTCGTCCTGTTCTTCAACCATGTAACAATTCCCACAAAAAATCACCTAATTTCAAGATTTCACCTTATTCAAAAGTGAAAAATTCTCCTCCTATTTCTCCCAAAATCAGGTCCCCTAGACAACAATCTATCAAGAAAGTGAACAATGATCCtaatggttttggtttaaataCAAGTAGTGACAAAATTGTGACACCCAAAAACCCAAAAGTGAAAAATTCAACACTAACAACTACTCCTACTTCACCAAAAATCAAGTCACCTAGACAACAACCTATCAAGAAAGTGAATGATTCTAATGGACAAAACCCAAGTAGTGACAAAATTGTGACACCCAAAAACCCAAAAGTGAAAAATTCAACACTAACAACTCCTCCTATTTCACCGAAAAACAAGTCACCTAGACAGCCAGCAATCAAGAAagtgaaaaatattaataattcttCCATCATGGTTCTTGAAGTTGCTGGAAGCATAGCAGCAGCAAGAAGGGAACAAGTTGCCAACATGCAAGTGCAGAGGAAACAGAGAATTGCACATTATGGAAGAACAAATTCTGCGAAGTTCAATGAAGCCAAATTAGTCACTGCTGCTGCTGTTGATTCAAGTTCTAAAGAGGGCAGAAGATGCAGCTTTATTACACCTAATTCTGGTAATTACAAAAAACTTCACTTCCTTGAGTTTTATTTCTAATTGAGTTAATCGTCAAAAACACATTTGAACTATCATTTTTGGCTAGTTTCACACCTCAACATCATATGCTCCCTTTCTCTGAACTGTCATTATCTATGTATCAACACACTTCAAATTTGACTAGGCCAACTATTAATTATAACTATCACCTAGATGTGTTTTAATACATATGTGGTGacatagaaaaaagaaagagctAATAATTAAGATGTGGATCTCTGTGAAAAAGTGATTGtctaatttcaattcaattaGGATGTACACCTCTGTGGATGAGTGACATTAACTATTCTGTTTTGTTCTGTTTTCTAGACCCTGTCTATATTGCATACCATGATGAAGAATGGGGAGTTCCTGTCCATGATGATAAGTAAGCACTCTGTTTCCCACTTTCATGTACAGTTCCCATATCTTGTCAAGTTTGAGTTATATGCAGTGATAACATAAAAAATGTTTACATAATTATGCCATTTGAAAGGTAATTATAGTTAAAGGATTATCTGCTATATCATGTTAAATTGTATTGATAGCGTAAAAATTCTTACATCACTCGTTAGTGGCGAAGCCATCTTTATCCAACAAAAGGTAATTAATATCCcttggtaaaaaaattataatagtaTTATTTAGATAAATGAATTTCCCTGCCTTCGTGCGTTTATTTCCTTATATTTAAGTTTGAGTTGTCTATAAGTTAAATCAGAAGCATTTGGTGGctaatttacttattaaatcACATGCAGTCTGCTATTTGAGTTGTTGGTATTAACTGTGGCTCAAGTTGGAGCAGATTGGACTTCAGTGTTAAAGAAAAGGCAAGACTTCAGGTGGGTATTTGCTTTTCTTGCCAGATTTCCTTTAATTTATGTTACTTCACATTATTCAATTATGTTGCTCGGACTTTCTCAAAATAATGTTGTGCTCGTattagatttttcaaaaaatgcATTATTTTTGAGGAATATGACATGCATTCATCGACATTTCAGGAAATTTTAGATGTAATTTGCTTTGTTATTTCTTTCAGAGATGCATTTTCAGGATTTGATCCAGAAATTGTTGCAAAATACAATGAAAAGAAGATAAATTCAACAAGTACTGAATATGGAATTGAGCTGAGCCAAGTCAGAGGGGTAGTTGACAACTCTAAAAGAATTTTAGAGGTAAATAATTACTTCCTCCGTACTTGTTAGATTTCggcacacatattaagaaaaaacattaaagatataaatttaacacaacttttcatttttacccaaaaaaaaaaaatttaactttgtAATACCttttaaaagttaattggttgtcaaatcataagaataaatttgaaaaaaaattcaatgattcacttattttgaaacatcaataaataccTAACAATTCAATTATTCCGAAACGGATTGAGTAATTAGTACAATATTAGCATAACAACAAATCTCTAATCAACTTTTAAACTCTCATTTCCATTGCTTCCAAGTACTTTTTGTAACCAACTTTTTGACTTGCTATGTAGTCAATCATTGCATGTAGCTAACACCACTTAATTAATACTAAACATAACCACATGGTGGGCCAAATGGAATCAGAATAACACATCTAGCCTTGACTTTACCAACTCTGAAATTTTAGTAAACAACGTTTTAATGAAATTACGGTTTGGCCGGGAATAAGTTATGAATTAGCTATCCAGGGATTAGTTGCAGGGGTGGATCTATATAGGATTTAGGGGTTCTTCGGCGTTCATTAAATTTGACACGgaatagatataattatataaaaaatatatgaaaataggtataaaacatataaaagtatTCACTATAACAAAAAATTTGATTGGATGCATTGACATTTAGTTTGATCTTAAAGTCCTTCAGTGGAAGGAGGCCTTGAGTTTGAACCTCATTGAggtgattttttactttttttagttttaaattttttaagcatTCACTATTCGTAAATCCTAGGTCCGCCACtgattagtatatatatatatatatatatatatatatatatatatatatatatatatatatatatatatatatgggataaCTTGCCCCATCACTAAGGCAAatatggtgggataaataattttCTTGACTAAATAATACTTCCAACCAAACATGGGGTAAAATAATTCTACATTTTATCCCGAGACTGTCAcaacttatacctcacaccaaccgAAGCCTACAGGCTAACCACcaatttgatttcttatcattTTCTTAATTACCAGATAAAACTAGTAaaactcttttttcctttctattaGATAGCTAAATGTAACAcctcaaacaaacaaacaaaatcttttaatattttgatcaagtttctcatggtttaatttgGGTATGACTACATACTTGGCTTAAATTTGCCCTAAATATGGGTTGAATTTGGATGAGTCAAGATAGACTGAGTTACAAGAATAACTTTGAAAATGGATGATCTTGAACTTTTTGACCCCAATTCTCCAGCAGCAAAAGTTCAAGAATAACAAATTTTATCGCATGAACAACCTTTTAACCTTGAAGTTTTGCTCGGGAAAATGAGGGTCAAAATTAAAGACCACTCATTTCCAAGGTTATTTATACAGTTTCCTGGAGTTAACACATAGGCAAGTCATTTACTTGCAAATTTGAGCGaaatagatgattcatattttCATGAGTTAGTTCTGCCACCTATAATTGCAATCCTTTGGTTGTtagtattttcattttattcttgaATTTACAGATCAAGAGACAATTAGGGTCTTTCCACAAGTACTTGTGGGGATTTGTGAGCAGCAAGCCCATTACAACACTATACAAGGCCTGCAACAAAATCCCAGTAAAGACATCAAAATCAGAAACAATGAGCAAAGACATGGTGAAAAGAGGCTTTAGATATGTTGGCCCAACTGTTATACACTCTTTCATGCAGGCAGTTGGGCTTACCAATGACCACATTATCACTTGCCCAAGACATGTCCAATGTGCTACCCTAGCAACACAAGAACATATTGCTATGTGAAAATTTCATCAACTAACATGGGACAGTACTGTGCATTAAAGTTCTCGTTGTATGCAGGTTTGGAAAATGACTGAATCACAAGGATTTATTGTACGCAATCTTACCTTACATTTTTGCAAGaagttgttttcacaaaatttcacCTACTAACATCAAGAATTAATATATTTGTTGCTTAGTTTTATAAGGCATTGACCTAACTAGTAACTAATAAGTTGTCAAGATTGTAATCATATACCCTTTTAGTCCTTTTGTTTTGGAGATTAATTTAGAAGTGTGTGAAGAAGTAGGTGTTTTATTTGTACAATAtttggttgaagttgaaaaaggAGCTTGTGAAGTTGGAAGTTGAAAACAAAAGAGATATTGAAGTTTGATTCAGTTATGTTTGTATATGAATTtcagttgaaaaaaaatattatgaatgaaGTATCTGTTGCTTATACAAGTTCTGTACTATATTCGTCTCAGATTAGTTGTCAAGCTTACTAAAATTATTTGTCCTAAAATAGTTATCATGTTACAgcattaagataaaattattactACTTTTTAGAATTTTGTCTTCATTTAATTGTTCTTGAAAGTAAACGATATTAGTTAAATTTAGTTAGTATTAGATAACCCAAATAAAGTAGCAGTAATCGAATTTAGTGTTTTAAACTATcaataataaagttaatttagtaAAACATATTTTTAATCAAGACTTTCTCCATTTAGGATGCAACATTCAGGCTGCTTCACCAAGCTTCACGTTGCTCTCCCACAATTTCATTCACAGTTTAGGTACCTCCCATATCATCTGCCGCTTTTGCTTTCTTTACTTCTTGCTACTAAAATCTTCTAGTTTGCCTGATTCTCTCTTGTTTGTCCGTGAATTCAACAATCGTTCAAAAGGCGGCTCAACCccataaaaaagggaaaaattatataaacttaCTAAtaatagcaacacttttttaaaattacaacttatagcaaaagtagtaatattttattatttttatttaaaaatgcgTGTTGTCCACCCTTTATTCTACCATTACCTATTTTCAAGCCACTTTTTCTATTTCAGTTCCTTCCACTATaatgttttctttaatttattttttttcaaattttgctATTTCCTCTCAATTTTCGAATAAACATTGTTCTCCATCAATTAAGGTAAATTGATTTTACAGTTAATGTGTGTTGTTTTTTTCATATAACttcttttttgtaatttatttttgacatttttcaaCCTTCTTCtgctttttgagttttttttttttggtgtgtgtgtTAAAATTTCTGGAGTTACACGATAATGGCAGAATATGCACATCATAGTAGTTGAAAACGTTTACTACTGTGAGAGGTACTTGTTTAATGGTGACTTTTGTGAAGTGGGTTTTTGTTTACTTCTCTATTTCTTAGATTCTTGGTAATGTTCCTCtccttttttgctttttttaattttttgaaattatagaTGATTTTCAATTAGCAAATATTCTTGAGTTTTATTTGTTAATCTGTCATTAATATATCATTATGtttcttgattaattattatatgttaataTTTAATCATGAAAATTTGTTATTTGGTATAAAGGAGCAGGCTTTGGAGACCCCATAAAAACTTAGATGTAAATGAAGCCCAATATGAGATTATGTAGTTTGATTTTTAAGATTATATTATATCAAGAATTTCTTTAATTCTAATTTGAGTTCCaagattatttttttggtttgtttgtttaatGGACTAATGGATTTGGGaggtttatttgaaaaaaaaaggagcAATCTTTGGATACCCAGAAAGGATTATATGTAAATGAAGCCTAAGATGAGATTTTATAGTTTAGATTTGTTTAATTAAGAATTTGTTTGGCTTGGATTACTTCTAAATTTGAGACATGGttatattttttgattaattgttaTATATGATGTGCATTTGATAATAAAGGAACAATCTTTGGATAACCCAGACTTCTAGAAAGGATTGGATACTTAGAAAGGATTAAACGTAAAGGGAGCCTAAGATGAGACTTTATAGTTTAGATTTGTTTAATTAAGAATTTGTTTGGTTTGGATTACTTCTAAATTTAAGATATAATTATGTTTCTTGATTAATTGTTATATATGATGTGTATTTGATAATAAAGGAATAATCTTTGGATAACCCAGATTCCCATAAAGGATTAGTTGTTAATGATACCTAATATGAGATTTCGTAGTTTGGTTTTGTTTAATCAAAAAGAAGTCCAgctgagatttttttttgttaccCCCTCCCTAGGAGCTTGCACCGTTTTTGCTCCCTCAGCGACTCGAACTCGCAACCGAGTTGGTAGTGACGGGTGTTTACCATTCGAGCAACTCCCTCTTGTTTTGTCGTTTAGCTGGGGTTACTTCTAAGTTTGATTTgcggattttttttcttttttgattaacGGAGTAATGGATTTGGGAGATTTATAGTTTATGAAGAATATGTGCATATATGTcttttatatatacatttgataagttgtgtatttattttGAGTTACTATTAAGATATTGAATTATAGCTGCTAAtgttaagatatatatatatatatatatatatatatatatatatatatatatatatattgtatttcggaattatatgaaatgtatttgttaccgtttaaatatttttgttatatatacCGGCGAGTATTAGCCGAAATCAATCACAGGGGTTGAATTTTAGTCGGTGATTTGTTGGTTTTGCAGATTCGGTAAGGCACGGGCTTGGTCatcatttttatgaatttttcgGTGATGTGGTAGCGACGGGTCAGTATATTCCGACGAGAttgctataaaatataatttttacagtatatatatgtatttatatttgataatgataagatttgtatttgtatttttatttgtatgtgATACTGATAAGATTTGAATTTGTTACAGTgtagatatgtatttgtatttggtattgtaaaatttgtatttgttacagtataaatatatatttttttatagataatatgttcatatatgtatttttgtcttTATAATGTGAAGATATATATCTGTTaaatttaagatatgtatttgtattttaggGATTATATAAGATGTATTTGTaacaatatagatatatatttatatttgcaGGGATTGTGATTTATATATGATGACATATGCTGAGTGCCTTATTTTTGGTGAATGTGTTTCAAATGTTGACTCTTGAGATCTTCTTTGCATGAGCTATGCTTCTATGTTGTGGCATTATGGTTCgaggaaaaaagaagagaaggcacaaagtgatgatgaagcaccaatgaggcctcCTATGAAAATTGGGATAACAAAAGATATTAAAGTGCATGATATTTGATGTTTACTTTGAATTTGTTGTATTTGACAACAGTTAACTTTAGGTGGACTAACATTTAGTTGAATATTTCTTAAGTTTTATATGTTACTTTAATGTTGAAAGTCGGTATTTTAATGTTTATTTGATGTGATATTTAGATTTTTGATgttaaaactataaaatagaaTTTTCCGTGATTAGTTTATGTTACTGTTATGCATATGTCGGTATGAATATGTGATTTtcagttttgaat
Coding sequences:
- the LOC107845534 gene encoding uncharacterized protein LOC107845534, translated to MCSYKFKKQGERVVDISPETLTHINGRPVLQPCNNSHKKSPNFKISPYSKVKNSPPISPKIRSPRQQSIKKVNNDPNGFGLNTSSDKIVTPKNPKVKNSTLTTTPTSPKIKSPRQQPIKKVNDSNGQNPSSDKIVTPKNPKVKNSTLTTPPISPKNKSPRQPAIKKVKNINNSSIMVLEVAGSIAAARREQVANMQVQRKQRIAHYGRTNSAKFNEAKLVTAAAVDSSSKEGRRCSFITPNSDPVYIAYHDEEWGVPVHDDNLLFELLVLTVAQVGADWTSVLKKRQDFRDAFSGFDPEIVAKYNEKKINSTSTEYGIELSQVRGVVDNSKRILEIKRQLGSFHKYLWGFVSSKPITTLYKACNKIPVKTSKSETMSKDMVKRGFRYVGPTVIHSFMQAVGLTNDHIITCPRHVQCATLATQEHIAM